A region from the Cellvibrio sp. PSBB006 genome encodes:
- the metH gene encoding methionine synthase — MSISPERQARIAALHQAIQQRILILDGGMGTMIQSYKLKEADYRGERFANYHMDIAGNNDLLCITQPGVIREIQRAYLDAGADILETNTFNSTRVSMADYEMEDLSHELNFAAAKLARELCDEVTALNPAKPRFVAGVLGPTSRTCSISPDVNDPGARNVTFDQLVENYLESVDGLVKGGADLILIETIFDTLNAKAAVFAVKQYFDQIGFELPIMISGTITDASGRTLSGQTTEAFYNSLAHTQAFSMGLNCALGAKELRQYVQELSRVAECYVSAHPNAGLPNEFGEYDQTPEEMVAIVEEFAASGFLNIIGGCCGTTPEHIKAIADAVAKYPPRAIPDIEPACRLSGLEPFNITKDSLFVNVGERCNVTGSARFKRLVVEEDYATALEVALEQVENGAQVIDINMDEGMLDAEKAMVRFLNLIAGEPDIARVPIMVDSSKWEVIEAGLKCIQGKPIVNSISLKEGEEEFLHKAKLCMRYGAAVVVMAFDETGQADTQARKREICERSYRLLVDKLGFPPQDIIFDPNIFAVATGIEEHNNYAVDFIEATRWIRANLPHAGISGGVSNVSFSFRGNNPVREAIHSVFLYYAIKAGMNMGIVNAGQLAVYDDLPKELKDKVEDVILNRTANGTEALLEIAEKYRGDGSTGEKKEDLEWRSLPIAKRIEYALVKGVSTYIEADTEEARQFYPRPLDVIEGPLMDGMNVVGDLFGAGKMFLPQVVKSARVMKQSVAYLQPFIEAEKTEASKPNGKILMATVKGDVHDIGKNIVGVVLQCNNFQVVDLGVMVPCEKILDTAVRENCDIIGLSGLITPSLDEMVFVAREMERLGIDKPLMIGGATTSKAHTAVKIDPAFKLNQVVYVPDASRAVGVASTLLSDELRPTFVDNLKQEYVQVRERNANRKPRGTVRTYPEAIDKGLKLDWDHYTPPTPSFTGIKVFEDYDLNTLVDFIDWTPFFISWDLAGKYPKILDDEIVGEAARNLFDDAQKMLRKLIDEKLIRANGVIGFWPANTVNHDDIAVYDENGKQISTLHHIRQQHLKQGMESKPHFSLADFVAPKETGKSDYVGGFAVTAGLGAEELAKQYQNAGDDYNSIMVKALADRLAEAFAEHLHQRVRKEFWGYDREENLDNESLIKEQYKGIRPAPGYPACPDHTEKSTLFKLLDAEKNTGITLTEHFAMLPTAAVSGWYFSHPESVYFPTGKIEKDQVESLAERKGVSVQELERWLSPVLAYFQ, encoded by the coding sequence ATGAGCATATCCCCCGAGCGCCAGGCCCGTATCGCCGCCCTTCACCAGGCCATTCAACAACGCATCCTGATTCTGGATGGCGGCATGGGCACCATGATCCAGAGCTACAAATTAAAAGAAGCCGATTATCGCGGCGAGCGTTTTGCCAATTACCACATGGACATTGCCGGCAACAACGACTTGCTTTGCATCACCCAACCTGGCGTGATACGCGAAATCCAGCGCGCTTACCTGGATGCCGGCGCCGACATTCTCGAAACCAATACCTTTAACTCCACCCGTGTTTCCATGGCGGATTACGAGATGGAGGACTTGAGCCACGAATTAAATTTTGCTGCCGCCAAACTGGCTCGTGAATTATGCGATGAAGTGACGGCGCTGAATCCGGCCAAACCGCGCTTCGTTGCAGGCGTGCTCGGGCCGACCAGTCGCACCTGCTCCATTTCGCCGGATGTGAATGATCCAGGCGCGCGTAACGTGACGTTTGATCAATTGGTAGAAAATTATCTGGAATCCGTTGACGGTCTGGTAAAAGGCGGCGCGGATTTGATTTTGATTGAAACCATCTTCGATACGCTCAACGCCAAAGCCGCCGTGTTCGCGGTAAAACAATATTTTGATCAGATCGGTTTTGAATTGCCGATTATGATTTCCGGCACAATTACTGATGCCTCCGGCCGTACATTGTCCGGTCAAACCACCGAAGCCTTTTACAATTCCCTGGCCCACACCCAGGCTTTCAGCATGGGTTTGAATTGCGCGTTGGGTGCAAAAGAATTACGCCAATACGTGCAGGAACTATCGCGCGTGGCGGAGTGCTATGTTTCCGCCCACCCAAACGCCGGCTTACCCAATGAGTTTGGTGAATACGATCAAACGCCGGAAGAAATGGTGGCCATTGTTGAAGAATTCGCAGCCAGCGGATTTCTAAATATTATCGGCGGTTGTTGCGGCACCACACCGGAACATATCAAAGCCATTGCTGATGCGGTTGCCAAGTACCCGCCGCGCGCGATTCCCGACATCGAACCTGCCTGTCGCTTGTCCGGACTTGAACCTTTCAACATCACCAAAGATTCGCTGTTTGTGAACGTCGGCGAGCGCTGTAACGTGACCGGCTCAGCGCGCTTTAAACGTCTGGTCGTGGAAGAAGATTATGCCACCGCACTGGAAGTCGCCCTGGAGCAAGTCGAAAACGGCGCGCAGGTGATCGACATCAACATGGACGAAGGCATGCTCGATGCCGAAAAAGCCATGGTGCGTTTTTTGAATCTGATTGCCGGCGAACCGGACATCGCGCGCGTGCCCATCATGGTGGACTCCTCCAAGTGGGAAGTGATCGAAGCCGGCCTGAAATGTATTCAGGGTAAACCCATCGTTAACTCCATCAGCCTGAAAGAAGGTGAAGAAGAATTTCTGCACAAAGCCAAACTGTGTATGCGTTACGGTGCAGCCGTTGTGGTGATGGCGTTTGACGAAACGGGCCAGGCCGATACCCAGGCGCGTAAACGTGAAATTTGTGAACGCTCTTATCGTTTGCTGGTGGATAAGCTCGGTTTTCCGCCGCAGGATATTATCTTCGACCCGAACATTTTTGCGGTCGCAACAGGTATTGAAGAACACAATAATTACGCCGTCGATTTTATCGAAGCCACCCGCTGGATTCGCGCCAATCTGCCCCACGCCGGTATCAGCGGCGGTGTGTCCAACGTGTCTTTCTCGTTCCGTGGGAACAACCCGGTGCGCGAAGCAATTCACTCGGTCTTTTTGTATTACGCGATCAAAGCCGGGATGAATATGGGCATCGTCAACGCCGGTCAGTTGGCGGTGTACGATGATTTGCCGAAAGAACTGAAAGATAAAGTTGAAGATGTGATTCTTAACCGCACCGCTAACGGCACTGAAGCACTGCTGGAGATTGCGGAAAAATATCGCGGCGACGGTTCCACCGGTGAGAAAAAAGAAGACCTTGAGTGGCGCAGCCTGCCCATTGCAAAACGTATTGAATATGCTTTGGTAAAAGGTGTGTCAACCTACATCGAAGCGGATACCGAAGAAGCGCGGCAATTTTACCCTCGCCCGCTCGATGTTATCGAAGGGCCGCTGATGGACGGTATGAACGTGGTCGGCGATTTGTTCGGTGCCGGTAAGATGTTTTTGCCACAAGTGGTGAAATCGGCGCGGGTGATGAAACAATCCGTGGCTTATCTACAGCCTTTTATTGAAGCGGAAAAAACCGAAGCCTCCAAACCCAACGGCAAGATCCTGATGGCCACGGTAAAAGGCGACGTGCATGATATCGGCAAGAATATTGTGGGCGTGGTGTTGCAGTGCAATAACTTCCAGGTCGTTGATCTGGGCGTGATGGTGCCCTGCGAAAAAATCCTCGACACCGCCGTGCGCGAAAATTGCGACATCATTGGCCTGTCCGGTTTAATTACCCCATCGCTGGATGAAATGGTCTTTGTCGCGCGCGAGATGGAACGTCTGGGCATCGACAAACCGCTCATGATCGGCGGCGCAACAACATCCAAGGCCCACACGGCGGTGAAGATCGATCCGGCCTTTAAACTGAACCAGGTGGTGTATGTTCCCGACGCCTCGCGTGCCGTCGGCGTTGCCAGCACGCTATTGTCCGATGAACTGCGCCCGACATTTGTTGATAACCTCAAGCAGGAATATGTGCAGGTCCGCGAACGCAATGCCAATCGCAAGCCGCGTGGCACCGTGCGTACTTATCCTGAAGCGATCGACAAAGGCCTGAAGCTCGATTGGGATCATTACACGCCGCCAACACCCAGCTTTACCGGCATCAAAGTGTTTGAAGACTATGACCTCAACACGCTGGTCGACTTTATCGACTGGACGCCTTTTTTTATCAGTTGGGATCTTGCCGGCAAATACCCGAAAATTCTCGATGATGAGATTGTCGGTGAAGCAGCACGCAACCTGTTCGACGATGCGCAAAAAATGTTGCGCAAACTGATCGATGAAAAACTGATTCGCGCCAACGGTGTCATCGGCTTCTGGCCAGCGAATACTGTTAATCACGATGACATCGCCGTCTATGATGAGAACGGAAAACAAATTTCAACCCTGCATCACATTCGCCAGCAACATCTGAAACAGGGAATGGAAAGCAAACCGCACTTCTCACTGGCAGATTTCGTTGCGCCGAAAGAAACCGGAAAATCGGATTACGTAGGCGGCTTTGCGGTAACTGCCGGCCTCGGAGCCGAAGAGCTTGCCAAGCAATATCAAAATGCCGGCGATGACTACAACAGCATCATGGTCAAAGCCCTTGCGGATCGCTTGGCAGAAGCCTTTGCCGAACATCTGCATCAACGTGTGCGCAAAGAATTCTGGGGCTATGACCGCGAAGAAAATCTCGATAACGAGTCACTGATTAAGGAACAGTACAAAGGCATCCGCCCTGCCCCTGGCTATCCTGCCTGTCCGGATCACACGGAAAAATCGACGCTCTTCAAATTGCTCGACGCCGAGAAAAATACCGGCATCACGCTCACCGAACACTTCGCCATGCTCCCCACCGCGGCCGTATCCGGCTGGTACTTTTCGCATCCGGAATCCGTTTATTTCCCCACTGGGAAAATAGAAAAAGATCAGGTGGAGAGTCTGGCGGAAAGAAAGGGAGTGAGCGTGCAGGAATTGGAGCGGTGGTTAAGTCCGGTGTTGGCGTATTTTCAGTAA